TATAACTTTTCGGTTTGTGATTCATGTGCATTTTCTATTTGCTTTTAACATTTTCATCAAGTTGCTGGACAACCAATGAAAAGGGTAGGAAATTGAAGTTTGGAAGATTTTGGTCATGCTATTTTGCTTGTGATAGCATGAAACTTGAGTCTCTTTGATTAAGTATTCAGTTTAATGGAGGTTTTTATTTCTCAGTTGCCAAATTGgtaattcaattttttgatttactACCTAACCTTTCCCATAATGCTATTAACAATCAAGAAGAGCTTTATTTTCATGGCTTCTATAGAGTTGTTACCAATTTTGTAATTCTACAGTTAAAGCCATGCTCTGGTTTGTATTGCAGGAGAATTAATAATGACAAAACTGTGTTATTAATGAAGCTGCTTCTTTGAATGGAGATAAACTAATTGAATTTGGTTGGTGTTTGATCATTGATTTGTGATGTTAGTTGAAACAAGAGGTATAAGGGGGCATGGGCTGTTTTCACTTTTGATTTTAAAGTAATAGTCTGTATGCGGCTGGTTAGAGCTTATTTAACTCATAGTCAGTAAATGAATGGTGTATGGTTGTTTGCTTCTTTCTTGCCTGATTATCTTTAAAGCAATGTATTCATAAAATGCAGGTTCATTTACACATTTCTTGGCCTAGGTGTGACTTTGTCCATGATCACATGCTTAGGTCATATTGCTGCTGAAACTGCAAATGGTTGCTGCCTTTATCTAGTATCCTTTCCTCGAAGCAGTTAAATAAGTATCTTCATTCCCtgctttattagtttttttgtttaattattctaATAAATATTGGTTTATAGCCCCATGCATTACCTTTTAGCATCTGATCAGCATCataatttcagtttgatttcGTTGAACTACCCATGTGGTTTAGTTATACCCATATTTCATCATGGTGAATAAGATTTTGAATTCGTACAATCAAattctgttttcaaaattgttGTTTACTTGAGAAGCACAACTTTGTTCATTCATGGAGCTTTAGTTTCTTAGAATGCATGCCCTTTTTGGCCAATTTTGACCTTAACAGGATTCAGTATATGTTGTTTGTATTCTTACTCCTCATGCTGGAGGCTGGAGTTACAgctgatgtatttttaaaccgtGACTGGGAAGAGGTATGCTCCTATGACCAAAAACTCAATTTGATTATCACCTTATGGTTTTGTGGTTACAAGTTACCATAAGTCCTTACTGAgaatttatatggttattttGCCCGAATTGGTGCCAGGACTTCCCAAAAGACCCAAGTGGGAGTTTTGATCAGTTCAAAGGTTTCATCGGATCAAGCTTTGAACTCTGCAAATGGATAGGCTTATCAATTGTGTCTGTGCAGGTCTCTCTCTCCCAGTCTCCTTCTTCCTCTTTCTCATTTTCCTTGCATCTCATTGACAAGGGAATTGGAGTGGGGTGTGATAATGAACTTATTTGAATAATTCAAAGCTTGTGAAATGTGGAAAACATTTGAGCATTACAAATAATTTCTTAACATGTAAGCTTGATTATAAACTAATTCTAGACCATCAATCAGTTCATGTTAGCATACCTGTTCGAAACCCACTGTTAGCTGTTCCAAGACTGCATCCCTTTGCTTGCCTTTGTGATGTGTATCCTCTTGATTCACAtgctatgtttttatttgattcaccTCTAACTCTATTCTGTTTAAGCTATTCCCTGCATGCCTCAAGTCTTGAATTTAAGCAGCAATAATGTGTtcctatattaaaaatgataatttaactCTAGGTTTTACAAGTCTtgctttattaatattttctagTATCCACATACTCAAAATTGTGAATGACCTGTGCCTTCAAATTTGCAGGGACTGTCTTTTCTAGTAGCAATGATACTCAAAGCTGTTGGGCCCCATCCATGTTATGACAGTGATGATGATTATGCTTCAGATAGGGTTCCACTCCTGAAGGATGTTGTTCACCCACCTCCTTATGTTGTTAACCCTGTCACTGGATCTAGAAATGATGCGTGGAGTATAAGGATTAACGAGAAGGTAGAGATGCTTAATTATTCTGGCATTCATGTTACTGTCAATCAAGAACTTCTCATATCCACAACCACCATTATGCACCATGCGCCCCACCCGCACACCTTTTGTCCCTCCAACTTAGTCCTTCTCTTATTCTTACTAGGATGGTCATTGGTCTGCATTGCAAACGAGAAAATCATCTCAGCAAACTTCGTTTAGTTATTAGCTTATATTGGCTATATACACTCATAGTTATCCTGCCATAACTCTATTGACTGGTAACTAGTAATACAAGTGGTGGTTGTGGTTACATAAAACCCTATTTATGTGTTCTGGCTGACCTCTGCTCTAGAAACTTTATTTGCCCCATCAAGTTTCCTTCAAATTTGCTAGCAGACCTTTTCAGCTCACCCTCCTTTTTTTTGTGTATCCAGTTGATGGGCTTGATCAAAAATTGATTTGAGATAATAGAAAACGTTAGTGCAAAATATATCTAAGTTAGCAATTTCCATGTTTTCTGGGTGACTTCTAGATATTGAATTTTCTGCTCAAAATCATATCCGGATAATTACTAGCTAGTTGAATATAATACATGGTCTAGCCGCTCTTGATCAAAATGGTGGCTGCATAATTATCTTTTATTCCTGAAGGTTCGCCATTAATCAGTCTGATCATCATTTggaatcaaatcaatttttccttttccttctgcTGTTCTTAATGCTTACACACATGCtatgagaagaaaaggaaaaatccaAAGAACGAGTGGCTTGATGTTTTCATCAGCAACATCTCTATATCTATTTATATGATTTGTGTTCTTTCCGATCCTGAATCAGGCAAACAGGTGATAGCTTTCACAAGGACGGGAACTTGCATTTGGAAGATTGGAAGTGCAATGTCACAACGAGCTTATATCATCTGATGTCCAAGAGCTTGTACAAGTGCTGAAGCTTTCGAGAAGGAAGAAGCTCTGTGGATGTGCCGTCAGTACATACAGTATTTTGTCTACTTTTGTACCCAACCTTGTGCAATTAACACCatataatgtaataaaaatctTAACCTTCAAGTGATGAATTCTttgttgtttaattaaaatctgGTGTGCAGATCTTCCATGTATGTTGTTTATCCCAGTAATGAGCAATAGTGATAACATATCTATCTAGAGGTTACATCATCGGTAGGTTTCAAGCAGCCttcattttcaataatatttattctCATTTTGCATCATCACCATCAAGAGTATGCGCATGATGTTTGCTGGTGCTGTCACACACTTCCGGGTACCTGAAAGAATTGGAAACTGATGTAGCAGCACTACAAACTGTGAGTTTATCATCTAATCAATTCTGGCTGACGCAACTGAACTTGAATAACAGGAATCAAAtggatataaattaaattttggaagAATGGATCAAACATAAACCTTAATCTGGGGttttattgttgaataattCTCTAAAATAGCTCTTAAgcaaatcttttgaaaaataaaaataactagaattctaattcaaatagaaaaatagcATAAACCTGAAAATcgagctaaaattaaaaattaaccaagAAAATAACAAGACTTGTAAGAAAAACTtctaaatctaatttaaaagcCTTTTCAACCTTATTTGATTATAACCtcccgaaaaaaaaaattttgattcaatGATTCAACAATTAAATCTAAAGTTGTGAGTTTTTTCATTAGATTGGTTACCTTTTCTCAAACCTGTTCATGTGAATCTCTCATGACTCATGTCACCGGCTCGCTGTTGCAtacaaatttgaaaaagataTGTTAATTTACAAGTAATAAGGATGCATGTCAATTTTTTGGAACACCACGACCACTATTTGGCAATGGATTGCAGCTCAactgatattaatttttaaaaataataaaaaaataaaataatcaagtcttccatatttcaataataatcgTGTCTTTTCACGTCACGGTTCGATATTGATCGAGATAATTCATGCCAGTTCTTCAGTTGACAAGATATGAATATTGCCATCAATGCTCTTCTAATCCACTTGGTGAAGATGCATCCGAGTCCATGTTTTGTCTGATCAAATATGTCTAATGGAGCGTTCATGTCAAAGAGTCATGTGCCactcatcaaaaaaaaaacttcaactttAACCTAGAACACCCTGGCTCTAGCATGGAGCTCAAACAACCCAGAAGAAGCCTTCACAACTTCATCAAAACACAAGTGAAAACGCCAGAAAGTTGGAGGCATAAACAAAACGAAGAAATTAACCACAATATCAGGCTTTTCTCTTCCATGCCCTTTTTCCTCCCTTGATACTGCCTTTGCAAAAGCATGATCTGGGTGCTCATACTATGAACACTGTTCTATATCCATATCAATAAGTTAGTtggattcaataaaataatcagCGACAGTTTGTGCTATAAGCTGAATGGATTTACAATATGAGATTTGCCCCAACTGTAGCTACTTTAACGACCAAGAAAATCatactttaatattaaaacacaaTCAAGGCGATCTCTTGTCAACTTCAAAATACTCCTTTATATCATGCTATCGTGTTATGcgtgtttaattaatttatagtatACTTTTTGCACATAACCACAATTAGGTAAGACCTCAAGGGCCACTTTAGGTTTTTACTTGAAGGTTTGATATTCTAATCATAGTTATTAAGTACGCCTAAGCTTGACAAGTTGATTATAGATGATTTAGGTTAGGTTtctaaatatatcaaataaaatattaacttgtTAAAGTTTATTAACATGACGTAATGGTTAGTGATTCATTTTATGTTTTACCTTGTCTAGTCtagtataaaatttaataaggttaacactaaaaaaaaatattaaaaaataaaaattattgttattattaacattAGATGACTTGTTTACTGCATTGAAgtaataattcaacaaattagaTTCTTTGTTGTAATCTTGGAAAGGATGGGATTGGaaaataaaagcatttttagaattataatagcGAAGGCagtttaaaagtaatttttgctTAGAAaagtagttaaataaaaaaaaattatttttaatatcaacacattaaaataatataaaaaaatattttaaattaaaaaattaaaaattttaaaaatacaatttacatCATCTTTCCAAACATACCCTGCATAATTGTATAACCCAAAATCCATTGCACTATTCAACGAATTATTCAAGGAAGCGTGTACAAAGCTACTTCTTTTATCTCCTTTTTATGCAAGGCAATTGTTTATACAGGAATCATCTAAAGAGAGCTATGAAATGGTCAAAGaatggtttttattataaaagattCATCAAATCTTCTTTTAAGAACACTAAACCCTTGATTCGATCGATGCACTGTTTTTGGGCTTCACACAATGCATAAATTCGGATTCCCACTTCCAACTTCTTAACAGGATTATCAATGATTAAATAGCGTATCATGAGAATTTAATCATGTGCCatctaaaacaagaaaatacagAAGGAAAAGGTATTTAATGGTGATTATTAGTCATATgcatcattgatttttttaaaaaaatcatatgcttaatgattttataaacACCTTGACAATCaaggattaattttttagtgataATTGAGAAGATGATGGAATTGTGATATATGCATTATGAGAATTACTGCAAACCATCTTagtgaaaagttttttttttttttttcacttaagtGGTGTCTTTTGAGATACGTTTGCCACAGCTTAGACCTAGTTCAAGATTTAAGTTCATGAAAACtcaaaattatgttaatttcttttttatgcaaAATGATCCCAATTTGAGATTTCCAGTAGAAGAGTAGTGACGCAGGCGGAAGCAATAGCACCACAAACACAGAAATTTAACGAGTAAAAAGAGTTACATATGTATAttcttaatttgtaattttatttttttaaatttaagtataTGGTAAATGTCTCTTTAAGAAGTTTATAAGATTTAAAGTGAGCAAAACTACCTTTATTAGGAAACAACCTTAAATTCAAAAACCTTAAGGAAATTAAAGtagaatccaaaataaaaataataaattcaaaaagttttagaaaaataacaaaaaagtccTATATAGTAACTTTTAGGCATAATTCTGAAAGATCCAATgattcaaaaaacaacaaagttctttaaataataaaattatttataaaatcactTAGAAAAATTTAAACCCGATTTTTAAGATGGAATCTCTCGTTATCTCAGTTTTAAGATGCTAACCTAATTTAGGGGGGAACAAGTATCCTCTTAGGTCTAAATTTATCCCACTAGTTTATAAAAAGTGTCTATTATGCCATCCACATTGTCTAATTGggtaatattattatataataggGCATGTTTGAGAGTACTAtggtaaatgttatttttaatgtgttttttttttgtttggaaatgcattaaaataatatattttttattgttaaaaaatttatttttgacatcaacatataaaaataatctaaaaacaaaaaataattaatttaaaataaaaaaaattcaaaaaacacggTTGGATTCATAATGCGTGTTGGTATAAATGTTAGTTACAACTTTGATTCAATTACAACTTTAAATATTGCTTTATGTTCTTAATATGTATGCTAGgaaactatttaatttaatttcatatatataagtACTTTACTTTGATTAATAAGTTGGCATGTTATTTTTAGTAatcatacttttaatttaaacaaaacaagtgcaatctaaaaaatgttaaaaaaaaaatcctcttatacatatattttttgagatGTTATAACTGACTTTAAAATTGATTGATaaagaatttagttttgatgTGCAAAAGTCCTTACcgataatatttcttttattattagaatGATCAATTTCTATCTCTCTATATtagaatatagttttttttaccgATAATATTACTCACTAATTACACATTTTTTATCTCTCTATGTTAACCAAACACTATCATAGAAACAAGAACTGCAAATATAATCTTTGgggttttttctttgctttaaaaataacatagagAGTAACTTAAAAGAgttttaattgtcatttttgACAAagatagaattttatttttaaaaaaaattatttaatttattaaaatttgaacataaaaaattctaaattaatttgtaGCAAAACAAAGCATAtttctataaattaattacACATAGAAGTATACCAATTACGACTCTTTCCAAATTTTACCTCGGTATATATGCTAATTAATGCGGTACTTTGTCTGATTCAATTAAAACTGCTTACATTGTATAAATAAACTCTATGTTATACTGTTAAAATAGATTATATGCTTGCTGAGTGTAAATCGCCTGCTATCAAGCTGTCACATGTGGACAGAcaagaatatttatataaatctcTCTTTGAAATTTGTGGAGATGAaactcttctaattttttgtcgATAAATTTTGGAGTTTCCTTCGTAGTCAGATCATCGTCCAGAATTTTTGGGCATTGGATCAGTCACAGATTCTCATTGCTCCAAAGAACGAACAAAaaggaaacattttttttaacttttgattgAATCCTGCCTCTTGTAACCCCACTAGGCCACaatacccttttttttatttcttattcttaGCAATTGTTGCATAATTCACTAATTTACCTGGTTAGTAAACTCGGCTAACAAGTATATCAATCTAGTTTTGACATctatctcaactcaatagtttaaactattaaatgaaatttttaaaatataatttatattattttataacacgCATCATCAAATAAGGGTTTTTTAAGCTTGAAACATGCACAGATCAATATtatattgtgtttaatttttatcatataaatagaGATGATGGGGtttaaactcgtgaccacttggtcattaaaatttttatatcatgtCAAATAATCATCCCATCCTAATTgcttaaactattaaaaaaaatctcaagatattatttatattattatttaatactGGAACAGAttttataataactaataaataaagataactTAATCAAAAATCTATATTGAATTGTAATTATGTCGACCTGCTCAataatagttgatttttttaaaaaaattattttaatttaaaaaaactaaatcaattcaaattaattatgaatccATTAAATAgcatttaataactatgttaaTTTGAAGGTTTCATTGGGAACAGCAAACATTATTGGTGGAATTAATGCCCTCgcagtttttttagttgatatgAGAAACATTAATAATGTAATTTGCAGGGTGCGTTTATAACCAACAAAAttgcaatttaattttgtagaggAATTCGAGTCACGTCTCTTACATCATgaattattacaaaaataattgaaactcTTTTATCGGGTCTGTCCCAAAATCCAACTGGGTGGTCCAATTTGCGAATAGACAAAGGAGCAAATGCTAGACAAAAAATTGCCTCCATGGGCCACAAAAAAGTTCAATTATTGGGGACTTTTGTGCCAGTTCTTCTCAAGTGCTTTTATGTTTATTCAGATTTTTGATAGGATCTTGCTTGGCAAAGGAAAAGCATCTCTTCATAGAGAAATTAATGCTATGCAATAATTTGTGTTTCCTGCATGTGAATTTACTTGAGTTTTCTATGAATAATAAAGGTATTTGGAAAGACTCCATCGGCACCTAGGCTACGTAAAGGCTAAAGCAAACCATTTTTTTGGAAAGAAATAACAATTATAGCAAGCCATGAATTGGACTGTCATCATAAATGTCTCAAATTTCCTATTTGGTAGGCTTTTATATGATTCCTTTTTTTAGGGATAGAGTctgtttgaaattgtgatagTAGTaatgatttaaagtattttttatttagaaaatatattaaaataatattattatttttattttttaaattatttttaatatcatcatattaaaacagtttaaaaatataaaaaattatttttaacaaaaataattttaaattttaaaaaacagagcCTAAAGATATATTAGGGTACTTAGCTTTGAAAATTTTACGTCTTGCAATCTCAAATGAGATCACACTTTAATGTTTGAATCTTGATAGCTATCATGAGAGAACAATTTCTAATTTATCTCACTCTAGTTTTGTTATGTTTCTTAATatattgaatgaaataaaattatatattttgattgaagatactaaataaaacttattttatataataattactttAAGAATTCATAATATTACCCTATAAagaattttgagtttatttgaaTCCCTCTAAATTAAGTTGAGAAATTTACGATTTAGTGTTTTGTATACAGGTGTTAACGATGATGTTATTTTCAACTTTACAGCATCAAAATCATATCTAGTTTTtggtttagattttaaaatgattttttaaggtgtgaattcattttgaaaaaaactctcacgatcttttcttattttcaattACCTAAAAACGATGTATCTTATGAAATTCTCAATGACATGTAATTTCATCTATATACATGATTCAATTAGTGGGATTAATTATAGTTGTTAAATGGAAAaagatattgaaataatataattcggTTGACATAATTAATAACTgaactgatatatatatatatatatatatatatatatatatatctttttatattatacttttttacctaaaaacGATGTATCTTATGAAATTCTCAATGACATatgattctttttatattatagttttttattagtaagttgtaaaaaatatattatcattgtaattttttcagattcaagtatttatttatttttatttaaaataatactattaattTGTATTCAAACTTAATGAATTGTTTTGAGATGAagtgaatgtttttttaatttttttcattctataaTTGTTGTTAAggactaaagtaaaaaaatcaaaagaattaatttaattgatataactttcattttgatttattaaaaaagaataaactaaattaaattgtgGAGTTTTTGAATGTTTGCTTATAATAATTTCACAAactttatttctaaaattattgtCGAGTTAATAAGAAttgctttcaatattaaatttaattgatgataaaaaactGATTAGAGAGTTTtgtctaattaatttacttgtattcttattgatttttcttagttttaagggatatcaaatttatttatttgatatgaaataatatttattttaattttttaattttttatttaaattccttgttttttttttaatatcttgtagaaagattttttaaaaaaattctttggtTCAtcctgtttttttatattttactatgaatttattttgcttgtaataccaaaattagaattatattttagaagttGGACAAACAACCAACaaccaataattttaataacttgattaacttaattaaagTGAATCcaaactttaagaaaaaaaaacatttaaagaaaactaaaacaatattatattaataaaataattatcctCTTCAAGTTTAAACACAAATACGTGCTACCTCTCATCGTCTCGACTCTCAAACTCCAAATATTATTACCGCGAGAATCAACGACTCCTCTTTTCATTTCCCTCTCACACTCACTCACACGtgctcaacaaaaaaaaaatcattttaacggTCGAAAAAgcaactccttttcattttcttaattgactAAACTACCCCTACCAAGCATTTCAATCTCTTTCCAGCCGACACGTACGGTTATGCGGAATTAACGCCTTAACCGTCGGCGGGACCCGAAATCCCAGTGGCAATCCTGTAAATAACGCCAAAACCAATATACCACActgtcatgaaaaaaaaaaaaaaacaagaagcctCAGTTTTGTTCTTCTATATAACAACCTGACACAGAGAACTCAGCTGAGCAACACCACCACTTGAGTACATAGCGAGTGAAAAACTGTCGGCAAAGGTTGTAAAAAAACTGTTTCTTTAACTGTTTTTCTTGGGTTCTCCGCCTGGAAAGTGACATTGTAAAGTATAGATAGTGGTGGTTGCGGTGGTGATTGGTGGCGCCGCCTGTTTGTTAGAGAGACCACTTGGTGCGAAGACCCTTTTGGCTCACAATGCAGCTCTTAGGGTTATATGTTGTGGTGTTCTTAAAGTGCTTTTTGGGTGTCTTTGGGCAGCAAGTTCATCCTCAACATAATGTGGCTGACTTACACTGGAAACCGGCTACTGCCACCTGGTATGGCAGTCCTGACGGTGATGGTAGTGACGGTGGGTGTTCACTTTATGAACTCACTATTGTATTtccaattttgtaatttttggtgcaacataatttttttatcttagatctcgttttctttgttttcatggtcAAACTCGGTGAGTTGACTCACAATTTGCCTCGTCCACTAGCCTTGGTAAAAGTTAACGGGGAAAGTAATTTcttactttttcttgtttatttatttatttattggtgaTAAAGAAACCATGTACTCTGTCTTGTACAGAGATGGCGCGTATACTTTAGCTTAGCAATTTTGGCACCATGTTTCTTAAGTTCTCGCATTCCCAAAACCTAAATTTGCATCCTTGAAGTATGTGACAACATGTAATGTGTGCAGGAGGGGCATGTGGGTACGGGTCATTAGTGGATGTGAAGCCATTCAGGGCCAGAGTTGGTGCAGTGAGCCCAGTACTCTTCAAGAATGGTGAAGGATGTGGGGCATGTTACAAAGTTAGGTGCCTAGACAAGAGCATATGCTCAAGGAGGGCAGTGACCATAATTGTTACAGATGAGTGTCCAGGTGGGTATTGTTCCAATGGCAACACTCACTTTGACCTCAGTGGTGCAGCCTTTGGTCGCATGGCTATTTCCGGTGAGAATGGTCAGCTCAGGAACCGAGGTGAAATCCCGGTCATTTATCGCAGGTATGGAGGAGGGCTCGTGTTTTATATGTGTGTACTGTTTGTGGTTAAtcgttttcttctccctttctaGTTTAACTGCCTGTGTTTGTCATGTTTATTTTGTCACTTCTCTTAATCATTTTGGTTTTTCTCTTTACTCTTTCTATTTCAAAATGACACAAAACCCTTTTTGTAGGACCCCATGCAAGTACCCAGGGAAGAACATTGCCTTCCATGTCAATGAAGGCTCAACAGATTATTGGCTATCCCTTCTAGTAGAGTTTGAAGATGGTGACGGTGATGTTGGATCGATGCATATAAGAGAAGTAAGCGATCTTCTTCCttaatttctgtttttattcATTACATTTTGGACTTTAGGCTCCGGAATCTTGGCCGCCATGTCTAACTTTGTAGTGTGCATATAAGAGAAGTAAGCGATCTTCTTCCTTAATTTCTGTTGTTATTCATTACATTTTGGACTTTAGGCTCC
This genomic stretch from Populus alba chromosome 19, ASM523922v2, whole genome shotgun sequence harbors:
- the LOC118038483 gene encoding tetraspanin-19 gives rise to the protein MASVMRSCIQSILKLLNCVIGMVGLAMMLYAVWLIRVWQREIGDFPFFDDDDDDFSPWFIYTFLGLGVTLSMITCLGHIAAETANGCCLYLYMLFVFLLLMLEAGVTADVFLNRDWEEDFPKDPSGSFDQFKGFIGSSFELCKWIGLSIVSVQGLSFLVAMILKAVGPHPCYDSDDDYASDRVPLLKDVVHPPPYVVNPVTGSRNDAWSIRINEKANR
- the LOC118038472 gene encoding expansin-B3; translation: MQLLGLYVVVFLKCFLGVFGQQVHPQHNVADLHWKPATATWYGSPDGDGSDGGACGYGSLVDVKPFRARVGAVSPVLFKNGEGCGACYKVRCLDKSICSRRAVTIIVTDECPGGYCSNGNTHFDLSGAAFGRMAISGENGQLRNRGEIPVIYRRTPCKYPGKNIAFHVNEGSTDYWLSLLVEFEDGDGDVGSMHIREAGGTEWLEMNHVWGATWCIVRGPLKGPFSVKLTTLSTGRTLSAREVIPRNWAPKATYTSRLNFFH